GCCCGCGTCGCTACGCCGGTTGGTCCACCTGCTTCCGCAGGGAAGCGGGTTCCTACGGGAAGGACACCCGCGGCATCATCCGGGTGCACCAGTTCAACAAGCTGGAGATGTTCTCCTACTGCCCGCCGGAGCAGGCCCGCGAGGAGCACGAGCGGCTGCTGGCGCTGGAGGAGGAGATGCTGGGCAAACTCGAACTGTCCTACCGGGTGATCGACACCGCCGCCGGCGACCTCGGCGACAGCGCCGCCCGCAAGTTCGACTGCGAGGCGTGGATCCCCAGTCAGGGGGAGTACCGCGAACTCACCTCCACCTCCAACTGCACCACGTTCCAGGCACGGCGGCTGAACGTCCGCCACCGCGACGCGGACGGGGCGAACCGGATCGCGGCCACGCTCAACGGGACACTGGCCACCACCCGTTGGATCGTGGCAATCCTGGAGAACCACCAGCTGTCCGACGGCTCGGTTCGGGTACCGGAGGGGTTGCGCCCCTTCATGGGCGGTATCGAGGTCCTGACCCCGTAGCCGCTACCCGGCGCCGAACCTCCCGCCGCCAGCTGCGGGCGGGAGGTTCCGCCGGGAAAATCTCGGGCAGGCCGAACTCGGTCTCCTGCCCTCACCCGGTGGTGGCGGGTTGCGTGACCCGCTCCGCCGTTCCCTTCTCCAGCGTCACCCGTACGCAGGCCGCGGCCAGCCGGGCCAGGTCCTCCTCGTCGACGAGTTCGGCGAGTTCCTCGGCACCTCCCGGCAGACCGACCCGCCGCGCGCCGGTCAGGGCCTTCTTGTCGAAGTAGGGGCGCAGCTCCGGCCACACCGCCTGTGCCTCGCGGCAGAAGATGTCGGCCCCCACCGGCCCCAGCTTCGGGATCCGTCGCAGCGATTTCCGCAGCGCGTCGGCGTCCCCGTCCGCCTCCGCACGCATCTCGCGCGGATCGCCCGAGTACTCGTCCCGCAGCAGTTCCGCTCCCTGGCCGAGGGCGGTGGCGGTGCTCTCGTCATAGCGGACGTAGTGCCCACGTCCCAGCGCGTCCACCCGTTGCTGCCAGGTGGCACGCAGCATCCGTTCGGGCGTGTCGAACTCGGCGAGCTCGCGATTGGCGGCCACCGCGATCTCGGCCTTGATCCGGGTGGACAGCAGCACCGACAGCACCAGCAGCCGGTACAGCGGTTCCGGTCGGTTCCGCAGCGTGATGTCCGCCTGCGCGGCGTAGGTCGTGCCCGCCACGTCCAACAGGCGGCGGGCCGTGGTTCGTGTCGTCATGGGTCGGGTTCTTCCGACGGCGAGGTTGTCGCTTCCGAGCGTTTCGCGTTCCGTTCGGCGGGTACCCGGCACGAGCCGTCGGTATTCCGCGTCGTTCCGCCTCGCGGGCAGCGGTTCGCACGGCAGCGGTTCGCACGGCAGCGGGTCACACCGCAGCGGGTCAGTGCTCCTTCAGGCCGGGCAGCACCTCCGATGCGATCTCCTCCAGCACCGACTCCTGCCCAGCGA
This portion of the Actinopolyspora lacussalsi genome encodes:
- a CDS encoding hypothetical protein (product_source=Hypo-rule applied; cath_funfam=2.20.70.10; superfamily=48150), translating into MTTRTTARRLLDVAGTTYAAQADITLRNRPEPLYRLLVLSVLLSTRIKAEIAVAANRELAEFDTPERMLRATWQQRVDALGRGHYVRYDESTATALGQGAELLRDEYSGDPREMRAEADGDADALRKSLRRIPKLGPVGADIFCREAQAVWPELRPYFDKKALTGARRVGLPGGAEELAELVDEEDLARLAAACVRVTLEKGTAERVTQPATTG